The genomic window ACACCGAGACTATAATTCTCCCTTAACTTAATCTCAAGGCATAACACTTTGATCAAGAAATCTCGCCTATTGCCTCTTtggcaaaatcaaaatataatcgATTCCGTGAATGGattctttaaaaaatgcatGTACTTTTCGAGAATTGAGTAAGTTCCTTAAATATACTCTTATCGCCATCTATAATCTTCATGAATATACGGATCCAGCAGTGTTTCATCCACTTGGATTGTTTTGGACAATAATCACTTAATACTTTcagtctaattttttttaattcggaaTATGTTAACGAATCTCAAtactttaataacttttttaaaaaataaatgtagtttttctataaatatattttcacaaacTGTTCAACTCATCTTGAAAGAGTAAAGTGGACTCATAAGTTTAATGGCCTACAGATGatgatttttataataatttccaaATTCAGATCGTCCAGAGAGCTTAAAATGACTTCGGTACGTTTACCTACACTCACCCTGTATACTATCTAAATGATAACCTTCAACATGAGACAAAAAGACTGTAGCCGACAGATGCATGAATGGTGAAGTGTAGTTCCCATTAATACAATGGATAATATTTAGTAGGCATCAAAAGGCAACAGCTGTGACCCAAATcgcttaaaattaaattcaagtaTTTCAACAAAATCTGGAAAAATGTCTTCATAAATAATAGTCGAGCCGCTGTTAACCGATGCATTCTTTAAAGTTAATTCAAAATGAAGACACAGTTTTTAGTGTTCACTTTCTTAGGTGAATTTCGGCGTCTAAATTCAAACTTTCCAAAACACACTTATAATATCCTCTGTCCTTCTCATGTTAACAGTTTTTTATCTGCTCAGCACTGAAGCCTGCAACACGGACCAGGATCGTGCAATTTGTGCGAACCTTCTACGGCGCTGTCAGGAAACCGAAGGCAGCAGACCCACTCCAAACCCGGTAGAGAGCTTGACCGCATTCAACACTCAGTGCCGAGCCAGTGTTGGTACCAGCTGGCGCGATGTAACTCGTTGTAACTTGGTGCGGGCAATATGTGAAAGTAAGTGATGCCTCTAAAAGCGTTCTTCGctttagtaattatttttttcactaaattGCAGTTACTATTGTGCGTTGCCAAAAGGTCACTTGTAGCAGTGTTCAGGCACTCATTCAATAGAATTTACGCAACATGAAGATTGTCTCATGTGTTTGGAGCATTTCACAAGCGAGGTTAATGTTTTTCTCCTTTAATTCAATGTAATAAACACTTGTTTTTAGCATGAATTTGATGTTGTATTTTTTAACGTGCTAAGTAAGGTGAATAAATCCATGGAGAACACTTTTCCACAAAGCATTGTTCACGTGatacattttaaagaaattacacGCGCATTAAAGACGCCACAAAACATTACAGCCATTAAAACAACAAACGAAGCGTAAGGCAGGAGAAGCAGAGAAAGGTCAAACGTgatgtaataaaattttattttacgatATTATTGTTACGACACAACAGAAATGACCACGGCATTATTACAAGTGGATGAatattggtgtgtgtgtgtatgtgtatctcTGTTTCAACACTTCTCCAAGAGATCATGAAATAAGCATGGATCGGCATTGGAGTCAAGTGGATACTTCGCTGGAACAACATGTTCTCAtcaagaatttttgaaaagagaGTGTTTATATATCACTCGCGATTCTTGGAAACTCGTGGCTCAACAAGTGGCTTTGTTTTGATTTctcgaaaaataaatacaaaacgcTTGCAGACCTGTGCCTTAACTCGTGTGTGTATAAATTTGGATGAAAGTTTAGAGCATGTATTTCGGATTTCATTTGGTCAATATTTTTCTTGCACTAGTGAtttcaagttaatttttttttcattggtagaattttttacgtggcgggtcccaaacccagcgcacaactctatgtaagggatgtttcgccttctcactttagctcgccttcaaacggatgttcttaggctacccagaggatacttggtcaaagaccggaagttgtgagctgcttgagccatatgtaatagaatcgtttctggccactcccaaatgaatggcgatcagagaactttcctcacttgcgtgaacttctacacatgactccatcctcctgtcATACAATCtaaacaattataattaaattctcttaaagaaaactttttatctGGCAAGATGTTTTCACCAAATTTACGTTCCATATATCATGGAATAAAAGCACCGGTGTAACCTCCagagaaattgtttagatcgaactGCAAAGACAAAtatttagctgccatataaaccgaacaatcaaaatgaagttcatgtatattgatttttttaaggGGATGAATAACTTGTTAGCGTTAATAACTTTCAGGCTTGCAAAAAGTAGGAATGATTAAattgttaaacaaaattttcccgtctatttttcaaaaatcaatttttgtttgcttaaaatgtaaatattttggtgAATAAAATAGGCAAATTCTTATTCACTATTCACTAATTTCAGTCTTTCATATACAAAAGTCCTTAAATATTCCGATTTTAGTAATTT from Bactrocera tryoni isolate S06 chromosome 5, CSIRO_BtryS06_freeze2, whole genome shotgun sequence includes these protein-coding regions:
- the LOC120778373 gene encoding uncharacterized protein LOC120778373, with the protein product MKTQFLVFTFLVFYLLSTEACNTDQDRAICANLLRRCQETEGSRPTPNPVESLTAFNTQCRASVGTSWRDVTRCNLVRAICEITIVRCQKVTCSSVQALIQ